Sequence from the Plasmodium yoelii strain 17X genome assembly, chromosome: 10 genome:
TTTTCTCCATTGATCCaagtttttaaaatataaaatcacATATCCCAAAatggatctttaacaaatatataaaaataatacctttataatgtattattatgtgtcttttcgataatattaatatttaattatataaaggtTTCACAGcataacaatatttcaatattagtaaTTGGTAGagtattttactattttatatgcatataataataacgcattcaatctatcatattatttataattattataataaaatataacattaaattatattaatatacttatattttttcaattaactaataatatatttccaatttatatatacctcaaatctttaaaatttaaaattaatagtgattaatctaatattatacctttatgataaataaattaaaatatatataactattcctatcaatataaattagaatattagaataaaatgatattatacataatcgaaaattaaaaggataatatacatatatctataatttaattttttattaatatgcatatttttactgattattaaaaatgttagatgcataaaatccCTTTTGTAGATAACGTTGTGTTGTCGAacctcgatcgatattttatgaatctatgttttatgaatatctattattacagttcagctggataacatgatttaaattaaaatcaatatgatacatataataaGTTTTGCTAAATAAGATGTTTCATCAACcaaataaacatattatgttatacataattcaatatattccttgattaacaagttttatataatgaaaattatgatatatcataatattaattaatacatccaatatagacattttattttaataatattaaatcgaCATGAGCAcgcatttatatatattataacttatgtcCCTTTGGGGGTGCATATTTGGACTTTATCTCGATATAAAACATATGGGtataatgcatatatttaattagtgttcaaattataaaaaattaatgaaatataacacttaaccctaacccgaatatgggttccataTACACAGCCTCAATcctgacccacaacataaaaactatataaaagttGTGCAAAAATACGTACTATACATAtgtaacattatattttattgattatCTTCAAAAATAGACACTTTCTTAACACatatcaatcattattactattcctggaaTAACCACTATTAGAATCATATATGATggttcattttctttatttgttcTCTTAAATATCCTCTTTGAACTCGTTTATCAAATACAAATAATCTATGCTCTCCATAGATAGATATGTaatcattttatataatatatctatGAATATGTAAAATcagatattaaatatattatttttattcatttgaaAAAGTATAacaaaacataataataaagactGCCTATTTTGatgtttttgtttttttggatattttatatactttaaaacaTAATTTAATGTATTGATAAAGTCTAATAATTGTTTCAATTGAAAGCGCTACattcataataataaatacaattTGAATCCATCCGGGTATCGATAGCGCCAAAATAAGCCCCATCAACAACACCACCCTCAACATTAACCCTttgatcattttttttaactttcgtttattttttaattcatattcGATACTTGAATCGTTCTCATGATGCTCATTCGCCACGATATTTCTTTCATTTTCCAATTGTTTAAAGTCTTCTTCTGATAcagaattattttctatcGATTCTATTGCTAATTTATTATTCCTTATATTATCAAGctctttttttgtttcttcTATTTCTTTGTGAAGTCCATGAATTAactttttcgtttttttatctaaattttttaaatcggGTAATGTATTACTTTCTTCATGCTTATTTATATGTGAATCTATAATATTTCGAAGCTTTGTTATTTCTTCGTCATCATCATTGTACTCATTAAATTGATTTGCAAGACTCAAAGTTGATTCATAAAAACTATTTAAATCGAATCGGTTGTCTGCATCTGCTAATATCCTATTATTTctaaaatttgttatattattttcaaaacaGATGGTTCTTTCATTTGCATAGTATAATTCCTGCaaagaaatgaaatatttattaacatatttgcaattaattttaattgtttCTTTAACTTAACATACGCGTTTTACCAATAcataaaacaataatataaggCTAATGTAAAACAAGCATATACGAAAactataatgaaatattattaataataaaagaaatcaTGTGTAACTTACATTTTTTGGATATTCAAAAGACCAAATaacaattgaaaaaataagatattttaaaatactgATTCTCATTTTTagctttatttattaaataaatgaaataatgataataactTCACATTTACTAGTTTTGTGTTTTAAACTTTatgaataaattaatatatctataaaaaaaaatggaatttatttcatttattaactttttgcactttctataaaatttataaatgtattGTTGTAATCAATTTCGtcatattcattaaaaccatttatggatataaatattatttcttttttcaaataaatagtaacctttctataaaaaatacaccatttttaatataatttataatacattagtATACTTAGCGATACGGttctaatattttatgaacttatatatttccattattcCTTATATATGagaaactaataaatatcaattaaaataataaaatattagataaatatatattttatatactaaTACACACAAACATATAATGAAAACATTAACCATCGTTGctatttacatttaaatgGTTTCGTATTGTTATACTTCtccaattttaaatattacttAATAATATTCTCCATTTTACTTACCacttttttgtaaaaatatttatttttcatagataaatatataatcactttatttatataatatctcTATGAATATGTAAcatcaaatatattgtttctattcaaatcatataaaatatgataccCCCCAAATAAATTACTACACTATAACAGTAAATACAaccaataaaaaaaatggtataAATTGTACAAATTGTATAAAAGCATTATATTCCACGGAATTACCGATTTATCATCATCCCAAATCTTAAatcataatttaattattttattaactttttatttttctcataTTCACTAAACATATATTACCACACCTCGAACATTTAAACACTATCACCTCTATTTTTACATATCTCAATCGCAGAgcaaaaaatacaataataatttaaatataaaatcccATCATATAccaaatatatttgattaaTTCCCtccttttttaataaaaatatacagaaattttaattttaattataattatattataattttctttatagATATTACACcactatataataatgaacgAAATATATCTgacttatttaaaatttatatactcTTTTAAATTCAGACTCATAAACCTGCAACATTAAGCCTGAACCCTGGAACATTAAACCTGATATATTTCCACATTACAGCTtcactaaaaaaaatatattaaatttttatttaagtatataattaaaaaaaattataagtaTAAAtactatcatttttttttatcctttaaaaaatattttttaattaccaaaaacattaaatattcctattttaatattatttattggattttattttttatcttataatAAACTCTTATAATTACATTAATTcgctttatatatttttattattattattattaatattattatattattatttttttacttataaaaaaatgaaattagcaaaagtattatattttgttgcCTTTTTATTAGCTATAAATGTATTAACCCCAGAATCTAATAATTATGTTGAAGCCAACTCcgaaattataaacaaaataaaaaaaaaaattgataataattcgtttattagaaaaattaaaaataa
This genomic interval carries:
- a CDS encoding fam-b protein, with the protein product MRISILKYLIFSIVIWSFEYPKNELYYANERTICFENNITNFRNNRILADADNRFDLNSFYESTLSLANQFNEYNDDDEEITKLRNIIDSHINKHEESNTLPDLKNLDKKTKKLIHGLHKEIEETKKELDNIRNNKLAIESIENNSVSEEDFKQLENERNIVANEHHENDSSIEYELKNKRKLKKMIKGLMLRVVLLMGLILALSIPGWIQIVFIIMNVALSIETIIRLYQYIKLCFKVYKISKKTKTSK